From Candidatus Omnitrophota bacterium, one genomic window encodes:
- a CDS encoding uracil-DNA glycosylase, translating to MNHGSVNENRENRALSPILTILRSVKSYIEFEKESGTEELFSSQPAAGSAKTSASGDVKQQLEALKKEVLRCRACGLSKTRLNVVFGAGNSRARLMFVGEAPGSEEDIQGLPFVGRAGQLLTKIIEAMGLEREDVYIANILKCRPPNNRAPLPEEISACRENVRRQIAIIKPKVICTLGKFASQTLLNTETTISRLRGSFYEYEGIKVMPTFHPAYLLRNPQDKKLAWADMKKIKKLL from the coding sequence ATGAACCATGGTAGCGTGAATGAAAATAGGGAAAATAGGGCGCTGTCCCCTATTTTAACTATTTTAAGATCGGTTAAATCGTATATCGAATTTGAAAAAGAGTCCGGGACGGAGGAATTGTTTTCTTCGCAGCCTGCGGCGGGAAGCGCAAAGACTTCGGCAAGCGGAGACGTAAAGCAGCAGCTTGAAGCTCTGAAAAAGGAAGTGTTGCGATGCAGAGCCTGCGGTCTATCTAAGACGAGATTGAATGTCGTCTTCGGCGCCGGTAACTCGAGAGCCAGGTTAATGTTCGTCGGCGAGGCGCCGGGCTCGGAAGAGGACATCCAGGGCCTGCCATTCGTCGGACGCGCCGGACAGCTCCTGACCAAGATAATAGAGGCTATGGGCTTGGAACGGGAAGACGTTTATATCGCTAATATATTAAAGTGCAGGCCGCCCAATAACCGCGCGCCGCTTCCTGAGGAGATATCGGCCTGCAGGGAGAACGTGAGGCGTCAGATAGCCATAATAAAACCGAAAGTCATATGCACATTGGGAAAATTCGCGAGCCAGACGCTCCTCAACACGGAAACCACCATAAGCCGGCTTCGCGGTAGTTTTTATGAATACGAAGGTATAAAGGTGATGCCGACGTTCCATCCCGCATATCTTCTCAGAAACCCGCAGGATAAAAAACTGGCCTGGGCTGACATGAAAAAGATTAAGAAATTATTGTGA
- a CDS encoding glycosyltransferase has product MKKILIAYATAGIGHKKAALAVKAALDEMKPADTEVRIIDALDYTSESFKWSYLQIYLFMVNKTPTLWGISYYLTDNPFINLIVSQMRRLNNWFNSAKLREYLLSWKPDVIISTHFFASEVIGDMKKAGALDSRLITVVTDYRLHSWWIAGETDVYVVAGEDTKCDLLKWKVEESKIKVLGIPIEPVFSKPVDGKAILNKLGLGDDRLTILVIGGGFGVGPIEAIVKTIDSISRPIQIIAVCGHNEELVKRLEALKPKFKDKMAVFGFVNNVYEYMEIADLLISKSGGITVSESLAKELPMMVIAPIIGQETRNSSFIVRHGAAIKVDRIEDLKDALEKLTAHPERLVKMRSEIQKIKKPEACYDVAKLAIETASAK; this is encoded by the coding sequence ATGAAAAAGATATTGATAGCGTATGCGACGGCCGGCATAGGCCATAAAAAGGCGGCCCTGGCCGTGAAGGCGGCGCTCGATGAGATGAAGCCGGCGGATACGGAGGTGCGCATAATAGACGCGCTCGATTATACCAGCGAGTCATTCAAATGGTCATATCTGCAGATATATCTCTTCATGGTAAATAAGACGCCCACTCTCTGGGGGATCTCCTATTATCTTACGGACAATCCGTTCATTAACCTGATCGTCTCACAAATGAGAAGGCTTAACAATTGGTTCAATTCCGCAAAACTGCGCGAATATCTATTATCATGGAAGCCGGACGTAATAATCTCTACGCATTTCTTCGCAAGCGAGGTCATAGGAGATATGAAGAAGGCAGGCGCTCTCGACTCCCGCCTTATCACGGTCGTTACCGATTACAGGCTGCACTCATGGTGGATAGCGGGAGAGACGGATGTTTATGTGGTAGCCGGAGAAGATACCAAGTGCGATCTCTTGAAGTGGAAGGTTGAGGAATCTAAAATAAAGGTTTTAGGCATACCTATAGAGCCGGTATTTTCAAAACCCGTAGATGGAAAAGCGATATTGAATAAGCTGGGGCTCGGCGATGACCGCCTGACGATACTCGTTATAGGCGGAGGATTCGGCGTCGGGCCGATCGAGGCCATAGTGAAGACGATAGACAGCATATCCCGCCCGATACAGATAATAGCTGTATGCGGCCATAATGAAGAGCTTGTGAAGAGGCTCGAGGCCTTAAAGCCGAAATTTAAGGACAAGATGGCCGTCTTTGGCTTTGTAAATAATGTATATGAATATATGGAGATAGCGGACCTCCTGATCTCCAAGTCGGGTGGTATAACGGTGAGCGAGAGTCTTGCGAAGGAGCTTCCGATGATGGTGATAGCTCCGATCATAGGACAGGAGACCCGCAATAGTTCATTTATCGTAAGGCACGGCGCGGCAATTAAGGTGGATAGGATAGAAGACCTTAAGGATGCTCTGGAGAAGTTGACGGCCCATCCTGAAAGATTGGTCAAAATGAGAAGCGAGATACAGAAGATAAAGAAGCCGGAGGCCTGTTACGATGTGGCGAAACTGGCTATTGAGACTGCGAGCGCGAAATGA
- a CDS encoding HAD family hydrolase, translating to MIKTIFIDRDGVVNKDPGGWTRHQYVAELKDFHFLPGALEALALLNRNRVQVVIVSNQAGVNKGYFSKERLDEITCMMLSEIKKNSGKISEVYYCVHTNEDNCNCRKPKPGMLEQAIKKYSVTARDTFIIGDSEVDVLAGKSAGLNTIFVLSGKTTRDEMRKWSVKPDYIFKDLLEAVKWLLVKERRKSERSMRREREGRKQ from the coding sequence ATGATAAAGACGATCTTTATAGATAGAGACGGTGTGGTTAATAAAGATCCCGGCGGCTGGACAAGGCATCAATATGTGGCCGAGCTGAAAGATTTCCATTTTCTTCCGGGCGCGCTCGAGGCCCTGGCTCTCTTAAACCGTAACAGAGTGCAGGTCGTGATAGTATCGAACCAGGCCGGTGTGAATAAGGGGTACTTTTCGAAAGAGAGGCTGGACGAAATAACCTGCATGATGCTCTCCGAAATTAAAAAGAATAGCGGCAAGATAAGCGAGGTCTATTATTGCGTCCATACGAACGAGGATAATTGCAATTGCAGGAAACCCAAACCCGGCATGCTCGAACAGGCCATTAAGAAATACAGCGTTACGGCCCGCGATACCTTTATAATAGGGGACAGCGAGGTCGATGTCCTGGCCGGCAAGAGCGCGGGACTGAATACTATATTTGTGCTTTCCGGCAAGACCACCAGGGATGAGATGAGAAAGTGGAGCGTTAAGCCGGACTATATCTTTAAGGACCTCCTGGAGGCGGTGAAGTGGCTGCTTGTAAAAGAGAGAAGGAAATCCGAAAGGTCGATGCGAAGAGAAAGGGAAGGCAGGAAACAATGA